In Pantoea cypripedii, the following proteins share a genomic window:
- the aspS gene encoding aspartate--tRNA ligase: MRTEYCGQLNLSHVGQQVTLCGWVNRRRDLGSLIFIDMRDREGIVQVFFDPDRQEAFQLASELRNEFCIQITGTVRARDEKNKNSEMATGEIEIFAHDLNIINRAEPLPLDSNQVNSEEARLKYRYLDLRRPEMAQRLKTRAKITSFVRRFMDNEGFLDIETPMLTKATPEGARDYLVPSRVHKGKFYALPQSPQLFKQLLMMSGFDRYYQIVKCFRDEDLRADRQPEFTQIDVETSFMSAEQVREVMERLIRELWLDIRGVDLGSFPQMTFAEAMRRYGSDKPDLRNPMELVDVADLLKNVEFQVFSGPANDAKGRVAALRVPGGATLSRKQIDEYGKFVEIYGAKGLAWMKVNELAKGFEGVQSPVAKFLNAEIVAAILERTGAQDGDVIFFGADRAKVVSDALGALRLKVGRDLQITDDKAWAPLWVIDFPMFEADDEGGLAAMHHPFTSPKEMTAEQLAENPEQAIANAYDMVINGYEVGGGSVRIHNGKMQQVVFSILGIAEEEQREKFGFLLDALKFGTPPHAGLAFGLDRVTMLLTGTDNIRDVIAFPKTTAAACLMTEAPSEANPAALADLGIQLAPKKDKLENK; encoded by the coding sequence ATGCGTACAGAATATTGCGGACAGCTCAATCTGTCTCATGTGGGTCAGCAAGTCACTCTTTGCGGCTGGGTAAACCGCCGTCGCGATCTGGGTAGCCTGATTTTTATCGATATGCGCGACCGTGAAGGCATCGTCCAGGTGTTCTTCGATCCCGATCGTCAGGAGGCTTTCCAGCTGGCGTCTGAGCTGCGTAACGAATTCTGTATCCAGATCACCGGCACCGTGCGTGCGCGTGATGAGAAGAATAAAAACAGCGAGATGGCGACAGGCGAGATTGAAATCTTTGCCCATGACCTGAACATTATTAACCGTGCTGAACCGCTGCCGCTGGATTCCAACCAGGTCAACAGCGAAGAAGCACGTTTGAAATACCGCTACCTGGACCTGCGTCGTCCGGAGATGGCACAGCGCCTGAAAACCCGCGCAAAAATCACCAGCTTTGTCCGCCGCTTTATGGATAACGAAGGTTTCCTTGATATTGAAACCCCGATGCTGACCAAAGCCACACCGGAAGGTGCGCGTGACTATCTGGTGCCGAGTCGTGTGCATAAAGGCAAATTTTATGCACTGCCGCAGTCACCTCAGCTGTTCAAACAGCTGCTGATGATGTCCGGTTTTGACCGTTACTATCAGATCGTGAAGTGCTTCCGTGACGAAGACCTGCGTGCCGATCGTCAGCCTGAATTTACCCAGATCGACGTGGAAACCTCCTTTATGAGCGCCGAACAGGTGCGTGAAGTGATGGAACGTCTGATCCGTGAACTGTGGCTGGATATCCGGGGCGTGGACCTTGGCAGCTTCCCGCAAATGACCTTCGCCGAAGCGATGCGTCGTTACGGTTCTGACAAGCCAGACCTGCGTAACCCGATGGAGCTGGTGGATGTTGCTGACCTGCTGAAAAACGTCGAATTTCAGGTGTTCTCTGGCCCGGCCAACGATGCCAAAGGCCGTGTTGCTGCGCTGCGCGTGCCGGGTGGTGCCACCCTGAGCCGTAAGCAGATTGATGAGTACGGCAAGTTTGTTGAAATCTACGGTGCCAAAGGGTTGGCGTGGATGAAGGTCAACGAGCTGGCGAAAGGTTTTGAAGGTGTACAAAGCCCGGTAGCGAAGTTCCTCAATGCTGAGATTGTGGCCGCGATTCTTGAGCGCACCGGCGCGCAGGATGGCGATGTGATTTTCTTTGGTGCCGATCGCGCCAAAGTGGTTTCCGATGCGCTGGGCGCACTGCGTCTGAAAGTGGGTCGTGACCTGCAAATCACCGATGACAAAGCCTGGGCACCGCTGTGGGTCATCGACTTCCCGATGTTCGAAGCGGATGACGAAGGTGGTCTGGCAGCGATGCACCATCCGTTCACCTCGCCGAAAGAGATGACGGCTGAGCAACTGGCGGAAAACCCGGAGCAGGCCATCGCCAATGCTTACGATATGGTGATCAACGGTTATGAAGTGGGCGGCGGTTCCGTGCGTATCCACAACGGCAAAATGCAGCAGGTGGTGTTCAGCATTCTCGGCATTGCGGAAGAAGAACAGCGTGAGAAGTTCGGCTTCCTGCTGGATGCACTGAAATTCGGCACCCCGCCGCATGCGGGTCTGGCATTTGGTCTGGATCGCGTCACCATGCTGCTGACCGGTACCGATAACATCCGTGACGTGATTGCCTTCCCGAAAACCACCGCGGCGGCCTGTCTGATGACGGAAGCACCCAGCGAAGCCAACCCGGCTGCGCTGGCCGATCTCGGGATTCAGCTGGCTCCGAAGAAAGACAAGCTTGAGAATAAATAA
- a CDS encoding DUF72 domain-containing protein yields MTLRIGLPQWQHAHWKQFGLETLADYAQLFDCVEGNTTLYALPKQEVVLRWRDMTHDDFRFCFKFPSTISHQAALRNCDDLLAEFLRLLDPLANRIGQYWLQLPAAFSPAQLNDLWHFLDSLPRRFSYGVEVRHAAFFAKGEAERALNRGLQQRGVNRVILDSRPVHASQSQTAVAIHAREKKPRVPPHAVRTGNQPMVRFIGSDSVDESVPMFQPWLEKLPDWLAESDPLLFIHTPDMGEVFPLVEALWPQLQQLEPRLPALPVWPQQSSLF; encoded by the coding sequence TTGACGCTACGTATTGGCTTACCGCAGTGGCAGCATGCACACTGGAAACAATTTGGTCTGGAAACGCTGGCAGATTATGCGCAGCTGTTCGATTGTGTCGAAGGCAATACCACGCTTTATGCATTGCCAAAGCAGGAAGTGGTGCTGCGCTGGCGCGACATGACCCATGATGATTTCCGTTTCTGCTTTAAATTCCCGTCTACCATCAGCCACCAGGCGGCGCTGCGTAACTGCGATGATTTGCTGGCGGAGTTTTTGCGTCTGCTGGACCCGTTAGCCAACCGTATCGGCCAATACTGGCTGCAACTCCCCGCCGCCTTTTCGCCGGCGCAGCTGAATGATCTGTGGCACTTTCTGGATAGCCTGCCGCGTCGCTTCAGTTATGGGGTGGAAGTGCGCCATGCGGCGTTCTTTGCCAAAGGCGAGGCCGAACGTGCGCTTAATCGCGGTTTGCAACAACGCGGCGTGAATCGGGTGATTCTGGATAGCCGCCCGGTCCATGCCTCGCAATCACAAACCGCCGTGGCCATTCATGCGCGGGAAAAAAAACCTCGCGTACCGCCACATGCGGTGCGTACCGGCAACCAGCCGATGGTGCGTTTTATCGGCAGTGATAGTGTTGATGAATCTGTGCCAATGTTTCAGCCGTGGCTCGAAAAATTGCCCGACTGGCTGGCAGAGAGCGATCCGTTGCTGTTTATTCACACGCCCGATATGGGTGAGGTGTTTCCATTGGTTGAGGCATTGTGGCCCCAGCTGCAACAGCTGGAACCCCGGCTGCCTGCCCTGCCTGTCTGGCCTCAGCAATCCAGCCTGTTCTGA
- the cmoA gene encoding carboxy-S-adenosyl-L-methionine synthase CmoA — translation MSDRDTLFSAPIDKLGDWTFDERVAEVFPDMIQRSVPGYSNIISMIGMLAERFVQPNSKVYDLGCSLGAATLSVRRNIHVPGCEIIAVDNSPAMVERCRRHIDAFRADTPVQVLEADIRDIHIENASLVVLNFTLQFLEPDARVLLLQKIAQGLNPGGALVLSEKFSFEDAEVGELLFNMHHDFKRANGYSELEISQKRSMLENVMLTDSVEAHKARLKQAGFSHAELWFQCFNFGSLVALK, via the coding sequence ATGTCTGACCGCGATACGCTATTTTCCGCACCCATCGATAAACTGGGTGACTGGACCTTTGACGAGCGCGTGGCTGAAGTCTTTCCCGATATGATTCAGCGCTCGGTGCCCGGTTATTCCAACATCATTTCGATGATTGGTATGCTGGCAGAACGCTTTGTGCAGCCCAACAGCAAGGTCTACGATCTGGGCTGTTCGCTCGGCGCTGCCACGCTCTCAGTCCGCCGTAATATTCATGTGCCGGGTTGTGAGATCATTGCTGTTGATAACTCGCCAGCAATGGTTGAACGCTGCCGTCGCCATATCGATGCTTTCCGTGCCGATACGCCAGTGCAGGTGCTGGAGGCGGATATTCGTGATATCCACATCGAAAACGCCTCGCTGGTGGTGCTCAACTTTACGTTGCAGTTCCTGGAACCCGATGCCCGGGTGCTTTTGTTGCAAAAAATTGCCCAGGGTCTGAATCCTGGCGGGGCGCTGGTACTCTCGGAAAAATTCAGCTTTGAAGATGCCGAAGTCGGCGAGTTGCTGTTCAACATGCACCACGACTTCAAGCGCGCCAATGGCTATAGCGAACTGGAAATTAGCCAGAAACGCAGCATGCTGGAAAATGTCATGTTGACCGACAGCGTCGAAGCACACAAAGCGCGCCTCAAGCAGGCGGGTTTTTCCCACGCTGAGCTATGGTTTCAATGCTTTAACTTTGGTTCGCTGGTGGCACTGAAATGA
- the cmoB gene encoding tRNA 5-methoxyuridine(34)/uridine 5-oxyacetic acid(34) synthase CmoB, producing MIDFGRFYQQIATGPLASWLEVLPAQVAAWQRENLHGHFRNWEKSVEHLPALVPQQLDLLHSVSAQQDDLTERQRAGIEKLLRNLMPWRKGPYSLYGTEIDTEWRSDWKWQRVQPHISPLAGRMVLDVGCGSGYHMWRMVGAGAQLVVGIDPMQLFLCQFEAVRKLLGDDRRAHLLPLGIEQLPALQAFDTVFSMGVLYHRRSPLDHLLQLKNQLVSEGELVLETLVIEGDENAVLVPGERYAQMRNVYFIPSAAALKSWLEKCGFVDVRIVDYAVTSVEEQRRTDWMTSESLAEFLDPLDSSKTVEGYPAPLRAVLVARKP from the coding sequence ATGATTGATTTTGGTCGCTTCTATCAGCAAATCGCTACAGGCCCGCTCGCCAGCTGGCTGGAAGTGCTACCCGCTCAGGTGGCGGCCTGGCAGCGGGAAAATCTGCACGGTCATTTCCGTAACTGGGAAAAATCGGTCGAGCATCTTCCTGCACTGGTCCCGCAGCAGCTCGATTTACTGCATAGCGTCAGTGCACAACAGGATGATCTAACCGAACGTCAGCGTGCCGGGATTGAAAAGCTGTTACGTAATCTCATGCCGTGGCGCAAAGGGCCGTACTCACTCTACGGCACAGAAATCGATACCGAATGGCGTTCGGACTGGAAGTGGCAGCGTGTACAGCCACACATTTCCCCGCTGGCCGGGCGCATGGTGCTGGATGTCGGCTGTGGCAGTGGCTACCACATGTGGCGCATGGTCGGTGCCGGTGCACAGCTGGTGGTGGGCATCGATCCCATGCAGCTGTTCCTGTGTCAGTTCGAAGCGGTGCGCAAGCTGCTCGGTGACGATCGTCGTGCGCATTTGCTGCCGCTGGGTATTGAGCAACTGCCTGCGCTACAGGCGTTCGATACCGTGTTTTCGATGGGAGTGCTGTATCACCGCCGTTCGCCGCTGGACCATCTGCTACAGCTGAAGAATCAGCTGGTCAGTGAAGGGGAGTTGGTGCTGGAAACGCTGGTGATTGAAGGGGATGAAAACGCGGTACTGGTGCCGGGTGAACGTTATGCGCAGATGCGCAACGTCTACTTTATTCCTTCCGCTGCCGCGTTAAAAAGCTGGCTGGAGAAGTGTGGTTTCGTCGATGTGCGTATCGTTGATTACGCGGTCACCTCGGTGGAAGAACAACGCCGTACCGACTGGATGACCAGCGAATCGCTGGCCGAATTCCTTGATCCGCTCGATAGCAGCAAAACGGTGGAAGGCTATCCAGCACCGCTGCGCGCGGTACTGGTGGCACGTAAGCCCTGA